The Brassica oleracea var. oleracea cultivar TO1000 chromosome C7, BOL, whole genome shotgun sequence sequence CCATACTATCAAAAAATATCAATGGGGCATTCCGAGAATNNNNNNNNGAGAATCGAACTCGGGACCTCTCGCACCCAAAGCGAGAATCATACCACTAGACCAAATCCCCGATTGCTAAGCATATTAGATGCGTGGTTGAAGGTCACAGTATTGGCCCTTTGTGAGCATGTTCTCTTAGTTGCTTTAGCCAAATAATGAAGGTTGAATATGGTATTCCGAAATCTGTGCGACCATTTTCTTAGATTTTACAAGCCTTTGGAGACAAGAAAAAACAACCAGTTTGATGGTTCCTGTGAGAAAGTTACCACAATAAGGGTTTGCTTTTGACGAGTCTTAAAGTTTAACGGGTAGTTTTTCAAACTATTTTTTTTTTTTTATTTACACAGTGTACAATATTTTATGTTTTCCCAAACATAACTAGGATTAAAAGTTGTACGTGGCAATAGTTCTGTCAATTGATTTTTCGGACTTTGTACATAATTTTTTTGGAGAGGTTGGTTGTATGTAATATAGACTAGGTAATTTTTAGAAATTACTGAATGTGATTTGTTCTAAAACCAGACCAAAGAAAAATTTATATGCAATACCTATAAGCATCTATCAATGCAACATACTTTCAAAAATATCAATGGGGCATTCCGAGAATCGAACTCGGGACCTCTCGCACCCAAAGCGAGAATCATACCACTAGACCAAATCCCCGATTGCTAAGCATATTAGATGCGTGGTTGAAGGTCGATGCATGGTTGAAGGTCACAGTATTGGCTCTTTTCGAGCATGTTCTCTTAGTTGACTTTAGCCAAATAATGAAGGCTGAATATGATATTCTGAAATCTGTGCGACCGTTTTGTTTAGTTTTTACCAGCCTTTGGAGACAAGAGAAAACAACCAGTTTGATGGTTCCTGTAAGAAATTTACTACAATAAAGGTTTGCTTCTGACGAGTCTAAAAGTTTAAAGGTTAGTTTGAAAGTTTTCCAAACTATTTTGTTTTTCATTTTTGACGATCGTTTACACAGTGTACAATATTTTATGTTTTCCCAAACATAACTAGGATTAAAAGTTGTACATGGCAATAGTTCAATCAGTTGATTTTCCGGATATAGTACATAACTTTTTTGGAGAGGTTGGTTGTATGTAATATAGACAAGGTAATTCTTAGAAATTACCGAATCTGATTTGTTCCAAAACCAGACCAGAGAAAAATTCACATGCAATACCTATAAGCTTTTATCAATGCACCATACTATCAAAAAATATCAATGGGGCATTCTGAGAATCGAACTCGGGACCTCTCGCACCCAAAAAGAGAATCATACCACTAGAGAAAATGCCCGATTTGGTTCTGGTCCCTTCTAGTCCGTATAGACCTATGGTAAAAAGCAGTGCTTGCATCTCCAAATGACGTCCATTGAATTCTCGAGCGCTGCCTGAGAAAAGAGTCTTCCGCTTGAGCTAACTCCAGCCATTTACGGTGAGCTTCCTCTTCTGCTATAGCAGCAGAAGGAGAGGGGGATGAAAGGGTGAATTGCTGACATAGAGTGAGAGTATCAAAAGCCTCCACCACCCGTTTCTCCAGGTTCGAGTAGTTTTCTTTAGCAAAAGATCTGATGATCGGCTTGAGCTCTTTAAGCTTTTTGGAGATTGATAACTGATGAGAGCCAGCAAAATTAAATGCATGCCAACAACCCCTTATGATATCTGGAAATTCCGGGTGCTGGTTCAGGTGCGCAAAGAATTTAAATGGGCGTTTCTGTTTGGGCCTAAACTGATCCAAGAAAAGACACGAGGGAGTGTGATCAGAGATACCGAGTTTACCAAAGACCGCTAGGGAGTCGGGGAAGGTTTGAAGCCATATGTCGTTGACCAGAATCCTGTCTAGCTTCTTAGAGACATGCCTGTTCGTCCAGGTATAAGAATTTCCACGGTAGGCCAGATCTGAAAGATCACAGCGGAGGAGACATTCCCTAAATTCACGCATTCCTCTAGTTGTGGCTATATTCGCTTCATTTGTATGCTCCGAAGTAGCGATGATTTCATTGAAATCACCTAGGATGAGCCAAGGAGAACTCGCAATAGTAGGATTATTTGCTGTTGCTTCTAGTTCCAACCATAACTGACGCCTTTCAATAGCACAGTTAGAACCGTAGACAACAGAGACAATAAACTCAGAGTTGAACGAAGGTAGCTTAACCCGAGAAGTAACAACTTGAAGGGATTTCGAGATGACAGAGACATGAACCGATGGGTGCCATAAGAGCCATATCTTTCCAAGATCCGAGAACTCATAGTTATTAGCAAAAGACCAACCCGGAAGCGTACGAGATACTATATTCGTCGCTTTAGCCGGCTGTACATGCGTCTCAATGAGACCTCCGAATATAGGTTTTTGTTTTTTGAACCATTTCCTAAAACCTCTCCGCTTTACAGAATCATTGAAACCTCTTATGTTCCAACAAAAAATATCCATTAAAATAGGCAAAATTTAGAGGATTTGAGGGCCTCTAACCCTAGCTCTTGACTTCTCCTTATCCTTTAATTGCTTTTTAGAGCGCTTAGAGATGATGTCTATGAATTCGTCCTGAAAATCCTCAGTGTTTTCCTCATCGCCAGACTTAGAAGCCATTTCAGAGGAAGATTCACCGGAGGAAGATGATGCAATGAGGGAGAAACCAGGAGAACCCGAGAGATCAACATAGAGCTGGCCTTTGCTCAGGTCGTGCACAGTTTTAACCGTAACAATGATGATATCATTGACTCTCTGGAGGGTGTTAAGGAGCATGCGGTCTCCTACTTCAGCTCGCTTCTAGGTGGCACTGATCTTCCCTCATCCTCCTCGCCTCAAATAATCTCAGACCTTGTTCCCTTCAGGTGCTCCCAGGATTCTGTCAAAGTACTGAGTGCTCCCTTCACCGCCTCTGATATTCAACAGGCCTTCCTCTCCCTGCCAAAAAGTAAAGCTCCCGGTCCGGATGGTTACCCAGGAGAATTTTTTCAAGCAAATTGGGCTGCAGTGGGAAAGGATATGATAGATGGGGTCAATGAATTTTTTGCCTCAGGTTGTCTCCTTCAGCAGTGGAACGCAACCATCATCTCCCTTGTGCCTAAGAAGACCAGTGCCTTGCGTATCTCGGATTTCAGACCGATATCGTGCTGCAACTCAGTGTATAAGGTCATATCCAAGCTTCTCGCTAATAGGCTAAAAACGGTCTTGCCGCAGATAATATCAAATGTTCAAACAGCTTTCATTCCGGGCAAATTATTGGTGGAAAATGTGCTCCTTGCTACTGAATTGGTTCAAGGTTATAACTGGAAATCTATATCGAAGCGCTGTATGCTTAAAGTCGACCTCAAGAAGGCCTTCGATACTGTGAATTGGGAGTTTATACTAAACACCCTTGAAGCCTTGGGTTTTCCTCCTTATTTTCGTCATCTGATTCGGCAATGCATCACAACTACTAGATTTTCTGTGGCCATCAATGGTGAATTATGTGGATATTTCAAGGGATCAAAAGGGCTTCGACAGGGAGATCCCCTTTCTCCTTATCTTTTTGTATTGTGCATTGAGGTATTCTCGCAGCTATTGAATTCCAAATTTGCTGACGGTTCGATTGGTCACCACCCAAATGCGGTAAACCCCTGTGTCTCTCATCTCGCCTTTGCTGATGATATAATGGTCTTCTTCGATGGTGAGCGATCTTCTCTACAAGCCATCTCAGACACGTTTGATCCATTCTCGGGATGGTCTGGTCTAAAAATGAACAGGCTGAAAACAGAGCTATATACTGCAGGTTTGACTCAGAATGAAACCACCGAACTATCAAGTCTTGGTTTCACGCTTGGGTCTCTACCTGTCCGCTATCTTGGGCTGCCTCTTATGCACCGTAAGCTACGGCTCGCAGACTACAGGCCTCTCATTGACAAGATCACTGGCTGTTTCTCCTCCTGGTCTAGCAGAGCTCTTTCCTACGCGGGACGTAGAGTATTGATATCTTCAGTTATCTACGGTACTATAAATTTTTGGACCTCTGCCTTTATCCTCCCGAAGGGGTGTCTGAAGCGCATCCAAAGTTTGTGTTCTATGTTCTTGTGGAGTGGAAAGACCTCTGGTCCGGTCCAATACAAAGTTGCTTGGGCCACTGTTTGCCTCCCGAAGACAGAGGGTGGCTTAGGATTGCGAGATTTTGGTCTCTGGAACAAAACGTTATGCCTAAAATTGTTGTGGCTGCTATTTGCTAATGGCCCCTCCCTGTGGGCGGTCTGGATGAAATCAAACAGGATCAAGGAGGAAAATGTTTGGAGTTGTGATGTAGATAAGGCAAAATCTTGGACATGGCGTGCTCTCCTAAACCTGCGATGCTTGGCTTCTCGTTTCATAAGGGCTAAAGTTGGTAATGGTCTTCTGATCAGCTTCTGGTGGGATATTTGGACACCTTTCGGTAAACTCATTGATTATTTCGGCCCTGATGGTCCCCGTGAGCTGTCCATCCCTATTCAAGCTACCATCTCCAATGCTTGCAACCCCGAGGGGTGGTTATTACGTGGAGCGAGGTCACCTGCTGCGGAAACGCTTCAGATTTTCCTCACTACACTTCCACTGCCCTCACTTGTAAGTGATAATGACTCTTTTGTTTGGCTTGTTAACGACACTGCTCTACGAAATTTCTCAGCCAAACAAACTTGGGAAACCCTGCGTCACAGAGCTCCAAATCAACCTTGGTCCTCTTACGTCTGGTTCAAAGGTGCAGTACCCCGACATTCCTTCAACATGTGGCTAGCCCAGCTCGACAGGCTACCCACAAGAGCCCGTCTCTCCCAGTGGGGCACCAACATTCCAACATCTTGCTGCCTTTGTAATACCTTCACAGAGGACAGGGATCATCTCTTCTTTCGCTGCGAATGGAGTGCCGATCTTTGGAACATCTGTCTGAGAAGAATGGGATACGCTTTTGCCGGGTTCCACACGTGGTTAGCTTTCTCTGAATGGCTGAGCCTGCGTGATACGGTTGTTCCTAAGCTACTTAAACGTCTAGTGGCTTCAGCAACAATCTACTCTATTTGGTCTGAACGAAACAAGCGCTACCATGATAACATCTCCTTGGCCCCAGCAACCATCTTCAAGCTTCTTGACCGTTTCATTAGAGACGCAATTCTGTCCAAGAGAAATTAAAAGCAGAACTGTGGACTAATGCAACACTGGCTTTCTAGGGAGTAAAATCTTTGTTCTTCCTCTCTTATGCTTTACCTTGTTTTATTCTTTTTGCCAAGGTAAACCATAGTATGAAACACCCGATTGTAATAACTTACAAACCCTTCCCATTTCAATGGATTTCACATATTTGGCAAAAAAAAAGAAAATGCCCGATTGGTAATCATATTAGATGCATGGTTGAAGGTCACACTATTGTCTATTTGTGAGCATGTTCTATTAGTTGACTTTAGCCAAATAATGAAGGCTGAAGATGATATTCAGAAATCTGTGCGACCATTTTTTAGTCTTTACCAGCCTTTGGAGACAAGGCAAAACAACCAGTTTGATGGTTCCTGTAAGAAATTTACAACAATAAGGGTTTGATTTTGACGAGTCTAAAAGTTTAATGGTTAGTTTTTCAAACTTTTTTTTTTCATTTTTGAAGTTCGTTTACTCAGCGTACAATATTTTATGTTTTCCCAAACATAAATTGAATTAAAAGTTGTACATGGCTATAGTTCAATAAGTTGACATTTCCGACTTAGTACATAATTTTTTTGGAGAGGTTGGTTGTATGTAATATAGACTAGGTAACTTTTAGAAATTATTGAATGTGTTTTGTTCT is a genomic window containing:
- the LOC106302726 gene encoding uncharacterized protein LOC106302726: MLLNTLQRVNDIIIVTVKTVHDLSKGQLYVDLSGSPGFSLIASSSSGESSSEMASKSGDEENTEDFQDEFIDIISKRSKKQLKDKEKSRARRRGFRKWFKKQKPIFGGLIETHVQPAKATNIVSRTLPGWSFANNYEFSDLGKIWLLWHPSVHVSVISKSLQVVTSRVKLPSFNSEFIVSVVYGSNCAIERRQLWLELEATANNPTIASSPWLILGDFNEIIATSEHTNEANIATTRGMREFRECLLRCDLSDLAYRGNSYTWTNRHVSKKLDRILVNDIWLQTFPDSLAVFGKLGISDHTPSCLFLDQFRPKQKRPFKFFAHLNQHPEFPDIIRGCWHAFNFAGSHQLSISKKLKELKPIIRSFAKENYSNLEKRVVEAFDTLTLCQQFTLSSPSPSAAIAEEEAHRKWLELAQAEDSFLRQRSRIQWTSFGDASTAFYHRSIRTRRDQNQIGHFL